The DNA sequence CCTTAAGAGATAGGCGCGCAGTCTCTCTAATGCTTCCCAAGGATATTCCAGGCCGCTAAATAAATCCTTATGCTTATAGGCATCTAAACAAAATAATGAAAGACTTTCCATATTATCCTTAAGATCTTGAATCTTTCATTTTAAAGGATAATGGAGTTAATGTGCAGAGACATTTTTTTCATCTCTTTATTAAATTTTTTCATAACAGATATGGGAGCGAACTTTTTGTGCAACTCCACAGTAGCCTGTTTTAAGAGAAGAAGAAAAACAGAAGGAAAAATCAGAAGAAATTTTTTTAGTCAATAAAAGGCGAAAAAAACTCTTAGTCAAAATTTTAGGGCGAAATCCTTTGAAATTTTCTATATTAAAACCATTTGAATGGCACATTTTCTGCAACTCCTTTGGTTTAATAAATAAGGAATAAACATGCATGTTTTTTGGAGCATTTCGAACAAACCAATTTACTCCTTTAATCACAATAACGTAACTAGCAAGAGTCCGATTAAAGGTATGAAAAAAGAAATACCCTCCAGTGCGAAGCACTCGAGAAGCTTCTTGAATCAACTTTTCTGGATATTCTAGATGTTCCAAAATATCTGTTGCGCACACAACATCAAACTTTGTTTTTTCAAAAGGAAGATGATAGGCGTTAGCTTTGATATATTCCACTGAATTTGTTTGATCGTGTAAACGCGCTACTTCTAAACTTGTTTCCGAAAGGTCTATTCCTGTTAC is a window from the Candidatus Rhabdochlamydia porcellionis genome containing:
- the ubiG gene encoding bifunctional 2-polyprenyl-6-hydroxyphenol methylase/3-demethylubiquinol 3-O-methyltransferase UbiG; the protein is MRRKRVINNSFYNELQERWYLENDHPVALLRAENALRKDWVASQIASGQNILDIGCGAGFLANFLAEKGHTVTGIDLSETSLEVARLHDQTNSVEYIKANAYHLPFEKTKFDVVCATDILEHLEYPEKLIQEASRVLRTGGYFFFHTFNRTLASYVIVIKGVNWFVRNAPKNMHVYSLFIKPKELQKMCHSNGFNIENFKGFRPKILTKSFFRLLLTKKISSDFSFCFSSSLKTGYCGVAQKVRSHICYEKI